The region AGGTCACGAGCCTGCCTTCGCCGCGCGTGCTGCGTCGGCCTTCGCGATCGCGTTCGCCTTGCGCGTGGCTGCCGCCTTTTTCGCCGCCTCAGAACGAGCGGCCGCCTTCTCGGCATCCGACGTCGGCGCCGCCTTCTTCGCCGAAGCCTTCTTGGCTGGCGCCTTCTTGGCAGCGGTCTTCTTCGCCGGAGCCTTCTTCGCCGGAGCCTTCTTCGCGCCGCGCTTCGGAGCCGGGCCCTTGGCGCGCTTGTCGGCGAGCATCTGCACGGCGATCTCGAACGTGACGTCGTCAGGCGTCTGACCGCGCGGGATGGTCACGTTCGTCTCGCCGTCGGTGACGTAGGCCCCGAAGCGGCCGTCCCGGATGCGGATCGGCTTGCCGCTGACCGGGTCGGCCTCGAACTCCTTGAGAGCGCTGGATGCCTTGCGCCCGCCGTACTTCGGCTGCGCGTACAGTTCGAGCGCCTTCTCGAGGGTGACGTCGAAGATCTGCGATTCGCTCTCGAGCGAGCGCGAGTCGGTGCCCTTCTTCAGATACGGGCCGAAGCGACCGTTCTGAGCGGTGATCTCCTCGCCCGTCGCCGGGTCGGTGCCGACGACGCGCGGCAGGCTGAGCAGCTGCAGCGCGGTGTCGAGGTCGATGGTGTCGACCGACATCGAGCGGAAGAGCGAGGCGGTGCGCGGCTTGGGCGCCGCCTCCTTCTTCGCCTTCTTCTTGGGCTTCTCGACGACCTCGCCCGTCGTCTCGTCGACCGCGTCGTCATCCGACACCGGATCGTTCTCCTGCACGTACGGACCGAAACGACCGTCCTTGACGACGATGATCTTGCCGTTCTCGGGGTTCTCGCCCAGAACACGGTCACCGGCGACGGGCGCGTCGATGAGTTCGCGCGCCTTCTCAGCGGTGAGCTCGTCGGGGGCGAGGTCTTCGGGCACGTTCACGATGCGCGGCTTCGCCTCGGGGTTCGCCGGGTCGACGACCTCGAGGTAGGGGCCGTACTTGCCGAAGCGCAGAGTGGCGTCGTCGGTGATCGGAGTCGAGTTCAGCGCGCGCGCGTCGATCTCGCCGAGGTTGTCGACGACCTGCCGCAGGCCCACCTGCTTCTCGGAGCCGTAGTAGAAGGACTTCAGCCATTCGACGCGCTTCTGCTCGCCGCGCGCGATCGCATCGAGGTCGTCTTCGAGTGCCGCGGTGAAGTCGTAGTCGATCAGGTCGGCGAAGTGCTGCTCGAGCAGTCGCACGACGCTGAAGGCCAGCCAGGTGGGCACGAGCGCCTGCCCGCGCTTGGTCGCGTACCCGCGGTCGATGACCGTGCCGATGATGCTGGCGAAGGTCGATGGACGGCCGATGCCGTGCTCTTCGAGAGCTTTCACCAGCGAGGCCTCGGTGTAACGCGGCTTGGGGGTCGTGCGGTGGCCCTTGGCCACCGACTCGCTCATCGCCAGCTCATCGCCGACGGCGACGGCGGGCAGCGACTGCTCGGCCGAACTGTCCTGTGCGTTGCGCTTCTCGTCGCGGCCTTCCTCGTACGCCTCGAGGAAGCCCTTGAAGGTGTAGACGGTTCCGGATGCGGTGAACTCGACGCGCTTGCCTGCGGCCTGGGCCTCGAGCGTGACCGTGGTGGTCTCGTACTTGGCATCCGACATCTGGCTGGCGACGGTGCGCTTCCAGATCAGGTCGTACAGGCGCAGCTCTTCGCGGTCGAGACCGGACGAGACGGACGCCGGGGTGCGGAAGGTCTCGCCGGAGGGGCGGATGGCCTCGTGCGCCTCCTGCGCGTTCTTGCTCTTCGACTTGTACACGCGGGGCTTCAGCGGCACTGCCGAATCGCCGTACAGGGCGACGGCCTGGCTGCGTGCGGCCTGGATCGCCTGCGTGCTCAGCGCGACCGAGTCGGTGCGCATATAAGTGATGTACCCCTTCTCGTAGAGCCGCTGGGCGACGCTCATCGCCTGCTTGGCGCTCATCGAGAGCTTGCGTCCGGCCTCCTGCTGCAGCGTGGAGGTGGTGAACGGGGCATAGGGGCTGCGCGTGCCCGGCTTGGCCTCGACCTTGGTGACGGTCGCGGTGCCTGCCGCGTCCACCGCGGTCGCGAGCGTCTCGGCGTCGGCCTCTGACAGCACGACGACGGCCTTCTTGAGCTTGCCTGCGTCGTCGAAGTCGGTTCCGCGCGCCAGCTGGCCGCCGTCGACGCGAACGAGACGCACGCCGAATGCGGCGCCGGCCGACGACGCCTGCGACTCGACATCCCAGTACTCGGCTGAGACGAACGCCATGCGCTCGCGCTCGCGTTCGACGACCATGCGGGTGGCGGCGGACTGGACGCGACCCGCTGAGAGGCCGGACTTGACCTTGTACCAGAGCACGGGCGAGACGTCCCAGCCGTAGAGCCGGTCGAGGATGCGGCGGGTCTCCTGAGCGTCGACGAGTGCGAGGTCGAGCTCTCGGGTGTTGCCGACGGCGGCCTGGATCGCGTCCTTCGTGATCTCGTGGAAGACCATGCGCTTGACCGGGACCTTCGGCTTGAGGGTCTCGAGCAGGTGCCACGCGATGGCTTCGCCCTCGCGGTCTTCGTCTGTGGCGAGCAGCACTTCGTCGGCGCTCTTGAGCGCACGGCGAAGCTCGGCGACCGTCTTGGTCTTGCGATCGGACACCACGTAGTAGGGGTCGAAGTCATTTTCGACGTCGATGGAGTACTTGCCGTACGCCTTCTTGTCGTCGGCGGGGATGTCCTTCTTATCGGCGAGGTCGCGGATATGACCGACCGAGCTGAGCACCTGGTACCCGTCGCCGAGGTATCCCTGGATCGACCGCATCTTCGTCGGGGACTCGACGATGACGAGCTTCTTGCCTTCTGCCAAGGGGCGTCCTTTCTTCGAAGCACACCATACACACCGCCATCCAGGCGTGTGCCGAGAGATCCGCAGACGGGTTGGCTGCGAAAGACGCGCAGGGCGGTGCGAGGGGTGTCGCGCGTCTACCTGTTCGGGGGTCCCGCTCGGGCGCGGGCGACGGCGACCAGTCCAGAGTACGCCGATCTGACCTCGACCGTCGCCGTGAGGCCGTCGAGATCGCAGACCCCCAGCTCTGATCCGGCTGCGCGGGCCACCAGGGCAGCCGACGCGCAGGCGTCCACTTCTGCGCGGATCGCACCTGATGCGACGTCCGCGGCGGCCAGCGCCGCGGCGTCGGCCGCTCCCGCGGCACGCTGCGCGGTGACGACTCCTGCGGCGAGCGCGGTTCCGCTCATCCCAGCCCTCCCTTCTCTCCGCCTGCTCTTTGTCGCAGTGACTCCTCGCGGCCCTCACAGTCCGCCGGCTGGTGCGCAGCTGGATGCGCGCAACGGCACCGAGATCAGTCGTCCGATCCGCATCTCGAGTGATGCGGTCACGCACACGAGGTCGCCGGATGTCGTGGTTGCCGATGACGCGCCGTCAACCGCCTCGCGGACCACTCCGGCTGCCGGAGCCTGGCTCTCGCCTCGCCCGAGCAGGCGGGCCGAGTCGGCTGCGCCCGTCGGACAAGGCCGGTGAGGATGCCCCTCACCTCATCTGAGCGCATGATGGCCACCAGCAGCCCCGCCAAGGCCACAGCGGTCACTATCGTGAGAACTAGGCGTATATCAGTCTCGATATGCTCGGGCCATGGACCCGACTGCCCTCGCCGTACTCTCTATCTTCGGCGGTGCCGCCCTGACCGCGCTCGCTGGCTTCATCGGAGCGTGGCTGCAGGGTCGTCGAGAGCACTCCCGCTGGCTGCGCGAGCAGCGGTATGAGGCGTTCACCCGCGCCATCGATCTGGTCAGCAACCTGCGCGGGATCGCCCAGGAGGTTGCTGAGCTGACATCTGAGATCAAGGACGGCCTGTCCGAGCCGGAGCTGGCGGACGCGACCGCGCGTCTAGTCGATCGCGTCGAGCGTCTCGACGTGCTCAACGATGAGGCTGCCGAACGCATGGCTCCGCTCGTGCTGCTCGGCCCGGATGCTGTCTCCGATGGGTACGTCGCGCTCATTGGCGCAATGAATCCGCCCGGTGCCATGGATGACGATCGAGTCAACGCCGCCGAGTCTGCCCTGACGATCGCGATGCGGGCAGCTCTCGGAGTCAAGGCCTGATTCGCCTGGCAGATCTCAGCGCCGGAATCGCCAAAAGCGCCGTCTCCGCTGCCGACGTGCGACGACCGCGGCTCCGCCCAGCTTCTCGATCTCGGCGCGCCGCTGTAGCTCGGCTTCGTCCAGCTCTGACGGGTCGACTTCCTCGCCGCCGGGGCGCACCGCTCCCGAGACGACGCCGTCGTACATCGTCTGCCAGAAGTCGACCACCTGCTGCTGGATACCTTTCGGGGACCGCTCGCCCCGGTACCAGGCGGCTACCTGCGCCGTCGTCGCCGAGACCAGCGAGTGATTGGCCGTCGACGTCGCTTTCGTCCCGTCGGCATGGGCGTGCATTAACGCGATCTCGAGCGCACCGGCGATCTCACCCTCACCCTTCCCCAGCAGGTAACCGAGTCGGGATGTCTGAGCGACCGCCTTCTCGCGGGTATCCCACCACTCTCGTTCCGATGCGTCGCGGTTGAGCCGGAGCATCTTCATCAGGAGAGCGTCGACCTTCGCCAGGATCTCGCCGATCTCCTGGTGCGTCTCGTCCCGCCGCTTCGCTCGGCGATCGAGGCGGTCTTTAGCCAGCGGCCCGAACACACCACCGGCCAGCGTCCCGGCGACGCCGATGAGCGCAACTATCACGACGTCGGTCATACGGCCAGGTTAGCGGCTCGACGTCACCACATATGTGGACCACCGTCGCCTCATACGTGGAGGCCTCACATATTATCTCTGACCTGGCGTTTTTCGACCCAACCGTCCGCTCAGGCTTCGCTAGTCTTTAGGCGGTCAGCATCACACCCCCATCGCCACCGATAGGTCGCCATCGTCCGATTCCGGGGGTTCCCGAAGGGAACCTGGAATGAGACGAAATGGAATCTCGACCCCGCGTCGCGACCAGCCACTACGGCGCTGCTGTCCGATACCACGGGCCTGAGTCGCCCGAGGCGGTGGATGCCCGCCGGATCTCGCTGCGGCGAAGATCCGGGCCTCGATCGGCCCGGCTCTCGCCGCCTCCGGCGCGCCACTGAAGCCCGAGCACGCCGCGCAGCTCGCGGCCCGCCTGCAGGGCGACGCACGATGAACGCCGCGCCTGCTGCTGCACCCGTCGACGACGGCACGCTCGACCGCCTGGTCGCCGCAGCTTCAGCGCTGTCGTCGGCTACCCGCGCCCGCCTCGCGGCGCTGCCCGCCGCGAGCAAGGGGGCAAAACGGTGAGTGCAAAGGAAAGCCGCCCCGACGTCACCGGGGCGGCTAGCGAGAATCGTTTCGACGGCTCCTCTGCTGCTGTCCATCTTCTCACGGGCGGGGGACATTCGTTCCTGGTGCACTACCTGTCGCAGTTCGCCGACGCCCGCCGCACGCTGCGTGGTCAGCTCGTCTGCGTCCGGTTCTCCGGGTCTGGGCTCGCCGCTGGCCTGTGCGACGTCACCGGTCGCGTGCAGGCCACCGACCGCACCGGCCTGCTGCTCGTCGCGCCCGGTCACGCGATGCTCGACGGCTCCGAGTTCGTGTCGCTGATCCCGTGGGTTCAGATCGAGCAGGTTGTCGTCAGCCGGGCCGATGATGTTTTCCCCGAGGAGGTCGCATCATGAGCGGCAAGCGCAAGAAGCGCCCCTACGCCGATGCGGTCGCAAGCTACGTCTCGCGGGCCTGGCCTTCGGTGATTCCCGTCATCGGCAAGGGCGGCACGGGCGAGCTCCCGACCAGCTGCACCGGTCACGACGGCACCGTCTCGCGCGCCGACCGCGACGCCTGGGCCGCCTCCAAAAAGTGGGGTGGCGAGAACGTGGCGATCTGGCATGAGCTGACTCTGGCGTTCGACGAGGACACGGCCACCGTCGACGATCTCCGCGCACTGCTGGAGGCCGAGCGCGGCGAGCCTCTGCCCGACCTCGCACCCACCTGGTCGTCAACGGCGCGCGGGAAGGACTCGCCTCGGCGTCAGCGCTTCTATCGGCTGCCGGGTGCGGTCCCGAAGGGTATGCGGATCCGGTCCGGGCCTCTTGCCGGGACGGAGATCCCGTGGCGCGGTCACCGCTATTCGGTCGTCTCCCCGAGCGTGCATCCGGTCTCGGGGGAAGGCTTACCGCTGGTACTCGCCGACCGGTGAGCGCTGCGACGCTCCTGCCGTCTCCGACCTCCCGCCGCTGCCGATCGAGTGGTTCGAGGCGCTGCTGGAGCCGCGCGAGGATCGCTCCTCCGCGCGCTCCGTGGACTTGGACGAATGGCGCGATCGAGGTCGCACCAAGCCGACCAAGCGCGTGCGCGCCGCGGTACGGTCCGTGCCGACCTCGGGCGTCGACAACAACGCTCTGATGTCCATCATCGGCGCTATCGAAGACATAGCGTATCCGGGGCTCGCAGTGGGTGCTCCCGGAGAGCATGGGTGGGTAGCGCTACGCTGGGCATGCGGGGTCGTGAGCCCCGCGGCCCCGGGGGGACCGTCCCGGCCTAGAATTGAAGTGGGTCTGAGGGAGGCTGATTTCGGTGACGATCGATGCGTCCACACTTTCGCGTTCAGCGATCTGCGACTATGCAGAGCGTGTGGCGGATAAGCATGGCATCTTCGCGGATGGAGATTATGCCGACCTCGAGCGTCTTGTGCACGCACTCGGCGGCAGAATTGACGTCGCCGCTTCTTTCGTTGCCCCCGAAGCCTTGACCGTCCGCGGCGAACGTGACTTTACCGTGCACCTGCCGCCCGTGACTTCCCACCGACGCGACAGGTTTACCATCGCGCACGAGCTAGGGCACTACTTCTTGCACTACCTTCAGCCGCGCGTCCAGGGAGCACGTTCGTTCGGTCGCGGAGAGCGAAACCGAGTCGAGACGCAGGCCAACTACTTCGCTGGCGCGCTGCTGATGCCTTCTGAACGCTTCAGTCGAGCTTGGAAGCGTTGCGACGGTGACGCGTGGTCGGTCGCCGACCGTTTCGGTGTCTCTGCGAGCGCTGCGGCCGTGCGCGCCCAGTCCCTTGGCCTCAGCTGACCCTGCGCTCAATGGCACCTCCACAAGCGAAGTCGGTCCTCTTCCTGTCTGCAGACTTGGTTGGATCGACCAGCTACAAGCAACAGGCGGACGGATGGCAGAAGATCTTCCTGAGCTTCTATCGCGAGTTCCCTCAAGCACTCGCTGACGCGAGCCGTGAGTATGCGAAGCAGCACTCAGTCACAGTCGACTTCGACTTGTGGAAGGCGATTGGCGACGAGCTGATCTTCAAGGTGGAAGTGCGCAGCGAAGCAGACGTAAGTAACGCGGTCCGTGTTTGGCTGCAAGCCGTGACGGCGTACGAGAACGACTCTCTAGAAGAAGTCAAGCTTGCCCTGAAGGGGGGCGCCTTCATCGCGACCTTCCCGGGGCCGGACAGCGAATCATCGATTCCTCGATCGCCAGCCGATGAGGACTCGGATGAGCCCGTGGTGATCCTGAATGACAAGGCCCTTAGCGGAAGGCGCGCACACACTAAGTACCTCTACGACTACTTCGGGCCGAGCGTCGACACCGGTTTCCGCGTCGCGGGGCTTGCCTCTCGTCGGTACTTCACTATGACGATCGAAGTCGTATGGGCTCTGGCCTCTATCGCGCATGCGCAGGAAACTACCCCCGGCAACGGTTCCCCTCACCATGTGCGAGACGTGGTTTTTCGGGGCCGAGAGCCGTTGAAGGGGGTATGGCGCGGTCAGGA is a window of Microbacterium esteraromaticum DNA encoding:
- the topA gene encoding type I DNA topoisomerase encodes the protein MAEGKKLVIVESPTKMRSIQGYLGDGYQVLSSVGHIRDLADKKDIPADDKKAYGKYSIDVENDFDPYYVVSDRKTKTVAELRRALKSADEVLLATDEDREGEAIAWHLLETLKPKVPVKRMVFHEITKDAIQAAVGNTRELDLALVDAQETRRILDRLYGWDVSPVLWYKVKSGLSAGRVQSAATRMVVERERERMAFVSAEYWDVESQASSAGAAFGVRLVRVDGGQLARGTDFDDAGKLKKAVVVLSEADAETLATAVDAAGTATVTKVEAKPGTRSPYAPFTTSTLQQEAGRKLSMSAKQAMSVAQRLYEKGYITYMRTDSVALSTQAIQAARSQAVALYGDSAVPLKPRVYKSKSKNAQEAHEAIRPSGETFRTPASVSSGLDREELRLYDLIWKRTVASQMSDAKYETTTVTLEAQAAGKRVEFTASGTVYTFKGFLEAYEEGRDEKRNAQDSSAEQSLPAVAVGDELAMSESVAKGHRTTPKPRYTEASLVKALEEHGIGRPSTFASIIGTVIDRGYATKRGQALVPTWLAFSVVRLLEQHFADLIDYDFTAALEDDLDAIARGEQKRVEWLKSFYYGSEKQVGLRQVVDNLGEIDARALNSTPITDDATLRFGKYGPYLEVVDPANPEAKPRIVNVPEDLAPDELTAEKARELIDAPVAGDRVLGENPENGKIIVVKDGRFGPYVQENDPVSDDDAVDETTGEVVEKPKKKAKKEAAPKPRTASLFRSMSVDTIDLDTALQLLSLPRVVGTDPATGEEITAQNGRFGPYLKKGTDSRSLESESQIFDVTLEKALELYAQPKYGGRKASSALKEFEADPVSGKPIRIRDGRFGAYVTDGETNVTIPRGQTPDDVTFEIAVQMLADKRAKGPAPKRGAKKAPAKKAPAKKTAAKKAPAKKASAKKAAPTSDAEKAAARSEAAKKAAATRKANAIAKADAARAAKAGS
- a CDS encoding helicase, which encodes MSGTALAAGVVTAQRAAGAADAAALAAADVASGAIRAEVDACASAALVARAAGSELGVCDLDGLTATVEVRSAYSGLVAVARARAGPPNR
- a CDS encoding ImmA/IrrE family metallo-endopeptidase, giving the protein MTIDASTLSRSAICDYAERVADKHGIFADGDYADLERLVHALGGRIDVAASFVAPEALTVRGERDFTVHLPPVTSHRRDRFTIAHELGHYFLHYLQPRVQGARSFGRGERNRVETQANYFAGALLMPSERFSRAWKRCDGDAWSVADRFGVSASAAAVRAQSLGLS